A region from the Triticum urartu cultivar G1812 chromosome 1, Tu2.1, whole genome shotgun sequence genome encodes:
- the LOC125532898 gene encoding endo-1,3;1,4-beta-D-glucanase-like, producing the protein MPAPTQHREAAARASLQHRNRRAPRGRSTACAALRAPASSIGVPSAALQLDITPTSAATQHQEPPASAPLQHCRRRAPWGRNAACAALHLRRRREIHRDAATSGDERRPTPASPRSLQHRRRAAPASGLLLHVVAPASAFAEQSASGSHTPCLDNPPDLTAAADEAGELVRDLGGLPAYVTGSRSSTRAIVLASDYFGFQAPKLRKIADQVADDGYLVVVPDLLHGDPFRDEAKISFQDWLKTHSPVEAAEKTKVLIAALKKQGVSEVGVGGYCWGAKVAVELSKSEEIQVAVISHPSLVTVDDMKEVKHPIEILGGELDQASPPPIVHQFEQALDQNNKIDHFVKIFPGVAHGFACRYNASDAFAVKTAEKARADMLSWFNKYLKKHQELSLHES; encoded by the exons ATGCCGGCGCCAACACAACatcgggaggcggcggcgagagCTTCATTGCAGCACCGCAACCGGCGAGCTCCACGGGGTCGCAGCACCGCGTGTGCTGCACTGAGAGCGCCGGCGAGCTCCATTGGAGTACCGAGCGCTGCACTGCAGCTCGACATCACACCGACGAGCGCTGCAACGCAGCACCAAGAGCCGCCGGCGAGCGCTCCATTGCAGCACTGCCGCCGACGAGCTCCATGGGGTCGCAACGCCGCTTGTGCTGCACTGCATCTCCGCCGCCGTCGCGAGATCCACAGGGACGCAGCTACCTCCGGCGATGAGCGGCGCCCAACTCCGGCCTCCCCGCGTTCGCTGCAGCACCGGCGACGAGCAGCGCCAGCCTCCGGCCTCCTGCTTCATGTTGTGGCGCCGGCCTCAG CGTTCGCTGAACAATCAGCCTCCGGCTCGCACACGCCGTGCCTGGACAACCCGCCCGACCTGACGGCCGCGGCCGACGAGGCGGGCGAGCTCGTCCGCGACCTCGGCGGCCTCCCGGCCTACGTCACCGGATCCCGCAGCTCCACGCGCGCCATCGTCCTCGCCTCCGACTACTTCG GCTTCCAAGCGCCAAAACTGAG GAAAATCGCGGATCAGGTTGCGGATGATGGATACTTGGTCGTGGTTCCTGATTTGCTGCACGGGGATCCGTTCAGGGATGAGGCCAAGATTTCATTTCAAGATTGGCTGAAAACCCACTCTCCG GTGGAGGCAGCTGAAAAGACTAAAGTGCTTATTGCTGCTCTGAAGAAGCAAGGGGTGTCTGAAGTTGGGGTTGGAGGTTATTGCTGGGGTG CAAAGGTAGCTGTGGAGCTATCAAAGTCTGAAGAAATTCAAGTGGCTGTCATTTCGCACCCTTCACTAGTGACTGTCGATGACATGAAGG AGGTCAAGCATCCCATTGAGATTCTCGGAGGAGAGCTTGATCAAGCTTCTCCACCGCCGATAGTGCACCAGTTTGAACAGGCCTTGGATCAGAACAACAAG ATTGACCACTTCGTGAAGATCTTCCCGGGAGTAGCCCACGGTTTCGCTTGCAGATACAACGCCAGCGACGCGTTCGCCGTCAAAACTGCCGAAAAAGCTCGTGCAGACATGCTCAGCTGGTTCAACAAGTATCTGAAGAAGCACCAAGAGCTTTCGCTCCACGAATCTTAG